In Herpetosiphonaceae bacterium, a genomic segment contains:
- a CDS encoding peptidylprolyl isomerase, which translates to MLLRRLWLAVAAIALLAGCASTRPPINAMNPTAGPEDAVARITFRDNSVVYISQATLDQFRNQVYASQQGPAPAEPVLNELITRQLLLRLARNTDVVADPQNVDRTFTNVRDRLCAERVEGQVDAGDPNAVWDVCAQTFGFPDGAAFRNFISEELTIDQVARKEAPKDMIRAAHILFDAADYIKAAETYQRLQRSGGGDFTDLAKELSVEPAAKQSGGELPAFNEQGITEEGQPFDTIFVSKTYELKPKFLETGQAISEPFETQFGWHIVKVLELTASQQASQGFRDAILERARDAQVADLQQPDSGEIPLLGVAEILKPLPSPEVVPTIEPVPVPEESPTPEATSSVPEEATPAPDETTTATP; encoded by the coding sequence TTGCTTTTACGACGATTGTGGCTGGCTGTTGCAGCGATTGCACTGCTGGCAGGCTGCGCCAGCACGCGCCCGCCGATCAATGCGATGAATCCGACGGCTGGGCCGGAAGATGCCGTCGCCAGGATTACGTTCCGTGATAATTCTGTTGTTTACATTTCACAGGCGACCCTCGATCAGTTTCGTAATCAGGTGTATGCCAGCCAGCAGGGTCCCGCGCCCGCTGAGCCGGTGCTCAACGAGCTGATCACGCGCCAACTGCTGCTGCGGCTGGCTCGCAACACCGATGTCGTGGCCGATCCCCAGAATGTCGATCGCACCTTTACCAACGTCCGCGACCGTCTCTGCGCCGAGCGGGTTGAGGGCCAGGTCGATGCCGGTGATCCGAACGCCGTGTGGGATGTGTGCGCCCAGACCTTTGGCTTTCCCGACGGTGCCGCGTTCCGTAACTTTATCTCCGAGGAGCTGACGATCGATCAGGTGGCGCGCAAGGAAGCGCCCAAAGATATGATCCGCGCGGCGCATATCCTGTTCGATGCAGCCGACTATATCAAGGCAGCGGAAACCTACCAGCGGTTGCAGCGGAGCGGCGGCGGCGATTTCACCGATCTTGCCAAAGAGCTATCGGTCGAGCCTGCGGCCAAGCAGAGCGGCGGTGAGCTGCCCGCGTTCAATGAGCAGGGCATTACCGAAGAGGGCCAGCCCTTCGATACCATCTTCGTCAGCAAAACCTATGAGCTGAAGCCGAAGTTTCTCGAAACGGGGCAGGCGATCAGCGAGCCGTTCGAGACGCAGTTTGGCTGGCATATCGTCAAGGTGCTTGAGCTGACGGCCTCGCAGCAGGCGTCGCAGGGCTTCCGCGATGCTATTCTGGAGCGTGCCCGCGACGCGCAGGTTGCCGATCTTCAGCAGCCCGATAGCGGCGAGATCCCGTTGCTCGGCGTGGCTGAGATCTTGAAGCCGCTGCCGTCGCCGGAGGTTGTGCCGACGATCGAGCCGGTGCCGGTGCCGGAGGAATCGCCCACGCCGGAGGCGACCAGCAGCGTGCCGGAGGAGGCAACCCCCGCGCCCGACGAGACAACGACGGCGACGCCCTAA